In the Nitrospirota bacterium genome, TTCACGCCCTCCAACCTTGTTACCTCATGGCCTACATCTCTTTGCAAGCTGTCTGACAGGGAATGGGCAGGGTCGGTGGAGATGAGCAGTGTGTTCAGTCCGTGCCCTCCCATATAGAGTCCGGAGGCAGAGGCACAGGTGGTCTTTCCCACACCTCCTTTTCCGCCGAATAAAATCAGCTTCAGCGATGGTTTCATGAGCCCGATTAACGGCATTCACTTTTTAACCCTGATATCGAGTATGCCGTTATTATAGGTATAAGAGAGCGTCTCCTTTTTGACCTTTGACGGAAGCAGTAATTCCTTCCGATACTTTCTGCTTTTATTAACAGCTTGAATCTCCAATATATCGCCTTTCAAATCCACAGATATCCCCTCTGTTTTGATGCCGGGCACCTCTACAATGATAATGACCTCGTCTTTTTCATCAAAGACATCTGTCAGGGGCTCTCTCTCCTCGCCAAAAACAGTGCCTTCCGGCGTCTCTCTGATATTGCCAAATGTTTCAACGACAGGCTTTCCGCCCACAGCGGTCTTAATGGAAAACCCGTAGACGCCCTTCATGCCCTCTTTAAG is a window encoding:
- a CDS encoding Hsp20/alpha crystallin family protein — encoded protein: MAEEKKKKKEGMDIDLGVVKLGFGGLLKGIEKLVDLASRLEEAGGEIKKEGEIDLSRLKEGMKGVYGFSIKTAVGGKPVVETFGNIRETPEGTVFGEEREPLTDVFDEKDEVIIIVEVPGIKTEGISVDLKGDILEIQAVNKSRKYRKELLLPSKVKKETLSYTYNNGILDIRVKK